AGTCAGTTGCTCGATTTCGCCAAGTCCACCGCCGAGCAAACCGCCACCAGCGGGAAATACCCTCCGATCCCGGCGATCGCCACGCACGATGAAAGACGCATCGCACACGCCGTCCATCACGCTGAAACGATCGAAATGCCCAAGGGATCGATCGAATTCCAGATGCTCTACGGAATCCGGCCCGACCTGCAGAACCGCCTGGCAGAATCGGGATTCCCCGTCCGCGTTTATGTCCCCTTCGGGAGCGAGTGGTATCCTTATTTCGTGCGCCGCCTGGCAGAACGACCGGCAAATTTAAGATTCTTCTTGTCCCACCTCGTCCGCCGAAAAGGAAACGAATCATGAAACGAAGAACGTGCGGCCTGCTTGCTTTTTTACTGCTGCTCCCCGCTTGCACATCGACGCCGTCCCCCACCAGACTGGCGCCCAAACCTACAACGCAGTCATCGTTTGAAGCAACACCTGTACCAATGACGGAAGAAATGCCCATGCCGGCGACGTGGACTCCAACGCAGACTCTCCTACCGACACAGACATCCACCGTCACGCCCAGTCCTACGATGACGCTCAGCCCTACCCATATAAAAACGAGTACTTCTCCGCCGACGAGGGCCGATGTTCCCATGGATCTCACCCTCACTTCGACCACCATTCAACGCAGCGATCTGCCCCCCGGTTTCGAGCAAATTGAATACGATAGACAAGGTGTGAAGTACCTGCCGCTGGAAGATGAAGGGATCGCCGCAATGGGAGCGGTGTTCTACACCAATCGAGAAACGAGGAGTTCCGTCCTTTCGGTGACGTTCGCTTTCGCCAACCCGGCAAGCCAACTAATCTTCGACCAATCCCTCGACGATCTCGAAGGGATCATGCAAAAAAAGTTCGACGAATTGGGTTTGTACGAAATGGGGATCGAGGTCGATCTCCAAGTGCTCCAAGATTTTCCGAAAATTGGAGAGAAGTCTGCGGCCGCGCATCTGGAATTGGGAATCAGCGGGTTAAAGACGATGACCGACATTGCGCTGTTCCGCATCGAGGGCTACGGCGGCGTCGTGATGATCGTTCCTCCGGCGACAGAACCCAATGATCTCGAACCGGCTGCGTTGGCTTATTTGCAATACAGCCGGATGGTCGCCATACTGAGTGGGGGTTCCTGATGGATTTACAAGGGAAAACGGCAGTCGTTACCGGCGGGGCGCATCGGGTGGGAGGCGCAATCTCACTCGCTCTCGCCGAACGCGGCTGCCGCGTCGTGGTACACTTCCATACATCTGCAGCGCAGGCTGATAGAACCGCCTCGAATATTGAGAATCTCGGCCTTGAGTGCATCAAGGTCCAAGCAGATTTAGGCCAGTATGCAGGCGTGCTTGCGCTTTTCGAAGCCATCGACCAGGTTGGCTGGAGCGCGGACATCCTGGTCAACTCGGCGGCAATCATGAAAGCGGCTGACCTCCTTAAGGCAGACGAAACCGACTGGGCTCGGACCATCGATCTGAATTTGAAAGGGGCGTTCTTCTGTCTGCAGCAGGCGGCGGCGCGCATGCAGACGCAGGGCGGCTTGATCGTCAACATCACCGACATCGCCGGACAGCGTCCCTGGCCTCGCCATCCGATTCATTCGATCAGTAAAGCGGGGCTTGAGATGCTGACCCAGGTGGCCGCACTGAAATTGGCGCCCAAGATCCGGGTCAACGCGGTTGCCCCCGGCCCCGTGGCCAAACCTGAATCGATGAGCGCAGATCGCTGGCGCGAGATTACAAACGAACTTCCACTGAAGCGAGGCGGAGATTCCCGCGATGTCGCTCGAGCGGTGTTATTTCTAGCCGAGAACGACTTTATCACTGGCGAAACACTGGTCATAGACGGTGGCAATAGGTTGCTGTAGCGAATTTCTCCATTCCCGATCGTGGCCCGATTCGAACCACGACAGCAGCCAGACAAGATGGTAAGGATATGCAGGACAGAGATCCCGCGACGACCTTCGACATGAAAACCCTGCGTCTCTTCTTAAAATTGAGCAGGCCCGTCTTTCTCCTCGGCGGCGCGCTGGTGTTCGGACTCGGCGCCGCCATTGCATCGTTTCAGGATTACCCCATCGATCTCGGTCGCTACCTGATCGGCCAGGGCATGATTACATTCATTCAATTGATGACCCAGTATCTGAATGAATATTACGGTGCCGATGCAGACCGCGAGAATCCCAACCGAACGCCGTTTTCCGGCGGAAGCGGTGTCCTGGGGCCGGATGGACTGCCGCACCAGGTCGCGCTCTACGCCGCGGCGGCCTGCGTTGCAATTGCAGGCACTCTGGCATCCGTCTCGGTCTTTCGCAATCTGTTCCCCCTCGTTGCCTGGCTGATTCTGGTCTTGATCTTCATCGGCGCATTCTATTACAACGTTCCGCCAATTCGCTTGATCCGCTCGGGCTACGGAGAGATCACGACCTCGACCATCGTCGCCTTGTTGGTCCCCAGTTTCAGTTTTGCCGCACAGTCCGGAAAAGTAGACCGTTTGCTACTGATGAGCACGATTCCGTTGGTGGCCTTGCACTTTGCGATGATGATCGCACTCCAACTCCCGGATTATGCCAGCGACTTGAAACACGATAAGCACACGCTGATGGTCAGGTTGGGTTGGTCCACGACGATGCGCTTGCATGACTTCGCCATCCTCTTCGCCATCATCTTTCTGGGCGTGGCCTCTTTTTACACTATACCCCTACGAGTCGCGCTCGGCTCCCTGATCGCGCTGCCGCTGGCACTGGCCCAGATATGGCAAATGCAGCGCATTCGCCGCGGCTATCCGGTCCGCTGGCGCATCCTCACTTTCAGCGCAGTCGGCTTGTTCAGCCTGGCGGTGTACCTGCAGTTAATCGGGTATTTGTATACATAAGCATGCCCGAATTTTTGAATCTCCTCCCGCCGGATGCGGCATTAGAAAAACTCCTGCACGCGATCCCTGAGGATCGAACGCCAGCCTCCGAGACGGTGCCGACGGCGGAGGCTCTCGATCGCGTTCTGTGCCAAACGATCGCTGCTCCCCACACTTTACCGCCCTTCGACCGTTCCACCGTAGATGGTTACGCACTGCGTGCAAAGGACACGTTCGGCGCAAGCCCCAGTCTTCCGGCGTATCTCACGATCGCAGGTGAAGTCGAGATGGGCAAGCCCGCGCTCCAGGAACTCGCAACGGGCCAGGCGATCGTCGTGCACACCGGCGGTATGATTCCACCCGGCAGCGACGCCGTCGTAATGCTGGAGGATACGCAGTGGGCCAGGGAAGGCGAGATCGAGATCCTCCGCGCCGCCGCAGTCGGAGAAAACATCCTCCAGGAAGGCGAAGACGTTAAAAACGGCGATACTGTCTTTCGAGCCGGCCAACTTCTGCGAGCGCAGGAAATCGGAGGCTTGATGGCCTTCGGTGTCACGCAGGTGCAGGTCGCACGCCGGCCGCAGGTGGGAATCCTGTCGACGGGCGACGAGATCGTTCCCCCGGACGCCACTCCGCAGCACGGACAGGTCCGCGACGTCAACAGCTACACCTTGAGTGCGCTCGTCCACCATGCCGGCGGAACACCGCTACGGCGCGGTATCGTGTCCGATCGACGCCAGGATTTACTTCGAGCGGCAGAGCAAGCGCAGCGCGAAGACGACGTCCTCATCATCACAGCAGGCTCGTCCGTCTCTGCACGCGACATCACGGCAGACGTGATTGGCTCGCTGGGACCACCGGGCGTCCTGGTTCATGGAGTCTCGATCAAGCCCGGAAAGCCGACGATTCTCGCCGTAGCAGACGGGGTTCCCATGATCGGCCTGCCTGGGAACCCGGTGAGTGCGCTGGTATCGGCCGGATTGTTCCTGGTACCGGTGATCCAAAAATTACTCGGAATCAAGCGAAGCCCGCGCAGCGCTTCGGTTTCAGCCCAATTATCCGTCAACATCGCATCGAAGGCAGGCCGGGAGGATTATCTTCCCGTCAGCCTCTTGGAAACGCCGGACGGACTCGTCGCGGAACCCGTGTACGGTCGTTCGAATCTCATCTTCACCCTCATACGCGCAGACGGACTGATTCGTATCCCTGCCGAATCGACCGGGGTGGCTGCCGGGACGAGCGTCGCGGTACGCTTATTCTGATGCCCGTATGCTCGTGCGGTGGATCGGGAAGATTTTTCGCAAGATCGTTTCAGCCAGGAGACGGCAACATTGTCCACGACTGACAAGCGCGCTTCCTTTTATCTGAATGATATTCCCCTTCGGGAAGCGCGTGAACGCTTCAGGCAGGCGCTGGCCGCGGCCGGCCTGGATCGTCCGCTGGGAAGCGAGACGCTGCTCCTCGATCGCGCCCTCGGACGTGTGACCGCGGAAGCGGTGTGGGCAAAACGTTCCTCTCCGCACTACCACGCAGCCGCCATGGACGGCTTTGCGCTGCGGGCGGCGGATACGGACGGCGCCAACGACCGCAATCCCACGGATCTGGCACTCGAAACCCAGACAGCCTACGTCGACACGGGCGATGCGATGCCGTCCTGGGCGGATGCCGTCGTGCCGATCGAACTCGTCGAACCCATCCCGGCATCCGCCGACGTGCGCCACTGTGATTCGATCCGCATTCGCGCGTCAGTCAGCCCGTGGTCGAACGTGCGTTTGATGGGCGAAGACATGGTAACGACGGAGTTGGTCCTGCCGGCCGGACACGTTCTCCAGCCCATCGATCTGGGCGCCATCGCAGCGTGCGGCCACGATTGCGTACGCGTCTGGCGCCGGCCACGCGTGGCGATCCTGCCCACCGGTTCGGAGCTCGTTCCGCCCGGCACGCAGGCGAAAGCGGGACAAATCATCGAATTCAATTCTCTGGTGCTTGCCGGACAGGTGGAAGCCTGGGGTGGTGAGCCAAGCCGCTTGCCGATCGTTGGGGACGATCCCGCCAAACTCAAAAAGGCCGTTGCCTCGGCATCCGCAGCCCACGACCTCGTGCTCGTCATTGCCGGCTCGTCGGCCGGAAGCGAAGACTTCACGGCCGGTGCGATCGGCGAACTGGGCCGGGTCCTCGTCCACGGCATCGCCGTACGCCCGGGGCATCCCGTAATCCTCGGCATGCTGGACAGTGCACCTTCGGAAAAAGAAGAGTCTTCCAGCCGGTCCGTTCCCGTGATCGGCGTTCCGGGATACCCGGTGTCTGCAGCGCTTACGGGTGAGATCTTCGTCGAACCGCTGCTCGCAGAATGGACGGGGCGTCTCCCGCGGGAACTTCCCACGCTCGAAGCGACAATCACCCGCAAAGTACACTCGTCGCTCGGAGACGACGAATATCTACGCGTGACCGTGGGACGAGTGGGAAATCGGATCGTCGCCGCCCCACTGACCCGCGGTGCAGGCGTGATCACCTCCCTCGTCCGCGCGGACGGCATCGTCATCATCCCTGCCGGCGTCCAGGGCTTCCAGGCGGGCGAAAAGGTCAACGTAAAGCTCTACCGCACGCCCGCGGAGATCGAACGTACGATCCTGATACTGGGCTCCCACGATCTGTGCATCGACCTCATGGCGCAGTTCATCGCCTTCAAGGGCGCTCGAATTTCATCCGCCAACCTCGGCAGCCTCGGCGGGCTGATCGCCCTTCGGCGCAGGGAAGCACATCTGGCCGGCAGCCACCTGCTCGATCCCGAGAGTGGAGAATACAATCTGACTTACGTCGCCAAATACCTGCCGGAGGTCGAGACGGTCGTCTTGGGCTTCGTCTACCGCCAACAGGGCTTGATCGTGGAGCGGGACAATCCGCTGGGCATCCAGGGTCTCGAGGATCTCACCCGGGAAGATGTTGTTTTCATCAACCGTCAGCGAGGTAGTGGGACCCGCATTCTTCTCGATTATCACCTCGCATCACAGGGAATTAACGCAAAAACGATCCGGGGATACGATCAGGAAGCGTTTACCCACCTCGCCGTCGCCGCAGCGGTCACATCGGGCCGTGCGAATTGCGGCCTCGGTATCCAGGCCGCAGCGGCCGCGCTGGACCTGGATTTCATCCCCTTGTTTCAGGAACGCTACGATTTGATCATTCCCATGGAACACTACCAGCATCCCAAGCTGCAGCCGTTGCTCGAGCTGCTCGAAGACCCGGAATTCGTGCAGGCCGTGAAGGATTTGCCGGGCTACGATACCGCGCCCATGGGCAAACGCTTTGCTTGATCCGGTAAAATGTACATACGCATAGGGAGGCCAGATGGACACATTAAAGCCAGGGGACAGCGCACCGGATTTCGAGCTTAATAGTGATCGCGGAGAACCGGTCAAGCTGAGCGATTATCGCGGCCAGACCGTGGTACTCTATTTTTACCCCCGCGCGGACACACCGGGATGTACCAAAGAAGCCTGCGCGTTTCGAGATGATTACCGCATCTATAAAGAACGCGGCGTCGTCATCCTGGGTGTCAGCCCGGACAGCGTCAAGAAACAGGCAAAATTCAAGGATAAATACAATTTGCCTTTTACGTTGCTCGACGACACCGAACACGAGGTCAGCAAGGCCTACGGCGTTTGGGGGTTGAAGAAATTCAGCGGGCGGGAGTACATGGGCGTACTGCGAACCACGTACCTGATCGGCGCCGATGGAAAGATCATCGACGTCTTCGAGAAGGTCAAACCGGCGGAACACAGCCAGGAAATCCTGGAAGCGCTCGATCAGCACAAGGTATGATGCTGGCCCTTTACGGAAGAGACTCGCAGGTTTGAAGCGACGTCGTGTCGCGGCCGCGAGTTATGACGAGTACC
This region of Anaerolineales bacterium genomic DNA includes:
- a CDS encoding prenyltransferase → MQDRDPATTFDMKTLRLFLKLSRPVFLLGGALVFGLGAAIASFQDYPIDLGRYLIGQGMITFIQLMTQYLNEYYGADADRENPNRTPFSGGSGVLGPDGLPHQVALYAAAACVAIAGTLASVSVFRNLFPLVAWLILVLIFIGAFYYNVPPIRLIRSGYGEITTSTIVALLVPSFSFAAQSGKVDRLLLMSTIPLVALHFAMMIALQLPDYASDLKHDKHTLMVRLGWSTTMRLHDFAILFAIIFLGVASFYTIPLRVALGSLIALPLALAQIWQMQRIRRGYPVRWRILTFSAVGLFSLAVYLQLIGYLYT
- a CDS encoding SDR family oxidoreductase → MDLQGKTAVVTGGAHRVGGAISLALAERGCRVVVHFHTSAAQADRTASNIENLGLECIKVQADLGQYAGVLALFEAIDQVGWSADILVNSAAIMKAADLLKADETDWARTIDLNLKGAFFCLQQAAARMQTQGGLIVNITDIAGQRPWPRHPIHSISKAGLEMLTQVAALKLAPKIRVNAVAPGPVAKPESMSADRWREITNELPLKRGGDSRDVARAVLFLAENDFITGETLVIDGGNRLL
- a CDS encoding molybdopterin biosynthesis protein, translating into MSTTDKRASFYLNDIPLREARERFRQALAAAGLDRPLGSETLLLDRALGRVTAEAVWAKRSSPHYHAAAMDGFALRAADTDGANDRNPTDLALETQTAYVDTGDAMPSWADAVVPIELVEPIPASADVRHCDSIRIRASVSPWSNVRLMGEDMVTTELVLPAGHVLQPIDLGAIAACGHDCVRVWRRPRVAILPTGSELVPPGTQAKAGQIIEFNSLVLAGQVEAWGGEPSRLPIVGDDPAKLKKAVASASAAHDLVLVIAGSSAGSEDFTAGAIGELGRVLVHGIAVRPGHPVILGMLDSAPSEKEESSSRSVPVIGVPGYPVSAALTGEIFVEPLLAEWTGRLPRELPTLEATITRKVHSSLGDDEYLRVTVGRVGNRIVAAPLTRGAGVITSLVRADGIVIIPAGVQGFQAGEKVNVKLYRTPAEIERTILILGSHDLCIDLMAQFIAFKGARISSANLGSLGGLIALRRREAHLAGSHLLDPESGEYNLTYVAKYLPEVETVVLGFVYRQQGLIVERDNPLGIQGLEDLTREDVVFINRQRGSGTRILLDYHLASQGINAKTIRGYDQEAFTHLAVAAAVTSGRANCGLGIQAAAAALDLDFIPLFQERYDLIIPMEHYQHPKLQPLLELLEDPEFVQAVKDLPGYDTAPMGKRFA
- a CDS encoding molybdopterin-binding protein: MPEFLNLLPPDAALEKLLHAIPEDRTPASETVPTAEALDRVLCQTIAAPHTLPPFDRSTVDGYALRAKDTFGASPSLPAYLTIAGEVEMGKPALQELATGQAIVVHTGGMIPPGSDAVVMLEDTQWAREGEIEILRAAAVGENILQEGEDVKNGDTVFRAGQLLRAQEIGGLMAFGVTQVQVARRPQVGILSTGDEIVPPDATPQHGQVRDVNSYTLSALVHHAGGTPLRRGIVSDRRQDLLRAAEQAQREDDVLIITAGSSVSARDITADVIGSLGPPGVLVHGVSIKPGKPTILAVADGVPMIGLPGNPVSALVSAGLFLVPVIQKLLGIKRSPRSASVSAQLSVNIASKAGREDYLPVSLLETPDGLVAEPVYGRSNLIFTLIRADGLIRIPAESTGVAAGTSVAVRLF
- the bcp gene encoding thioredoxin-dependent thiol peroxidase translates to MDTLKPGDSAPDFELNSDRGEPVKLSDYRGQTVVLYFYPRADTPGCTKEACAFRDDYRIYKERGVVILGVSPDSVKKQAKFKDKYNLPFTLLDDTEHEVSKAYGVWGLKKFSGREYMGVLRTTYLIGADGKIIDVFEKVKPAEHSQEILEALDQHKV